The Coccinella septempunctata chromosome 6, icCocSept1.1, whole genome shotgun sequence genome segment aTTTTCCgccatatttcaatattttcagctTCCTGTTAACGCCACACGTGTATCAACCTTGAATTGTTACATTTTTCCTTCTCGTACTGACCGAAAATGAACTACCGGGTATTTCCCATGGCTTTAGTGACCACACCCAACCTGATTCCATTGAGTTTACGGAAAagatatttcaacaatatgCAGCACCAGCATTCAAGGATTTCTTGTCTACTTTCCATGGTTAATAGGGTATGGTGCGtattaatttttattcgaaaatacTATTCGAACCTTCCTGATATACAGGGGTCTcgcaaaataataaattatttgaatttaaGCTCAAAATTCTCTTCTCAAAGATTAATATGTACTCTTACATGGGTTGTAACTGTAGTTTGAAGCATTTTATGTCTGCTAGGTTTATTTCATTGTgtcaaatatttttctccaaaaatATTCGATGCTATGATGCATCTTCTATCAGCTTATTTTTCGAAACTATCAAGAATTCATTAAAATCCAAAATGAGATGCTTATTTCCATTTCCTcggaaaattttgaatattctttggaatgaaaatgaataaacaGTTTCATTTTCAATCAACAAGCTGTCAGTATCAAAATTAGTTTCAATCATGAAGCTTGCTTGAAGGGGACGTAAATTTTAATACTTTTCTCTCGCTATAAGGATTGAGTAAGCATAATTGAAAAACGTAAGAAATCATTTATTAGTTACAATTCAATATCttctaaaatttcaatataatctcaAACCTAAATTGATCCACAATACAAAAAAACGAGTTCACATTTATCCCAAACATACAGAACTGCATTAGACTCGGAAAAATTGAAAGACAGCCATAAAAGTCCAAGTCGTAAATCGTTCCTTAATTCTAGATATTCGTTGATCACAAAGCGCTCCTAAAAGACCATCAGGAAGCCATATATACAGGGGAATTCATTAAAAGTTACAGGAATCAGTCCATCGATTTAAGATTGCCTAAAAGTGTAGCTGAAACCATCTGGAGATCTGTTCAAAGACAGTTTTCCAGGTGGGAAGAATCTATGTGGTGCTGGAGTGGTGGTGTATTGTGGTGGGGGAGGATTGTATTGCTGGGGTTGAGGTCTGTACTGAGGTTGAGGCTGTGGTTGATATTGTGGTTGAGGTTGTGGTTGAGGCTGGTATTGCGGTTGTGGTTGGTACTGAGGCTGTGGTTGATATTGAGGCTCAGGTCTGGGTTGATACTGTTGTTGTGGTTGACTTCTGTAGTCTGGGGAGTTGTACTGAGGCAATGGGGTGTACTGTGGTTGTGGCGCCTGTGGTAAGACTGTTGGAAGTGGTTGGGGAATACCATCACCGCTTGCTTGGAAACCATTCTTGCCGGCTGTGAACGATATAGTCCTCCTTTGACCGGTTGGGTCTACGTAAGAGTACGAACCATGTCTGGTTCCATCAGCATCACTTTCTTCTTTGTATTGGACACCGTCTTCCTGCTGGTAAGCAGCTCCAAATTGACCAGACGCGCTGAGGAACCTCTGTTCGTTCAGAATTGCTGCAGTTCTTGGATCTCCACGGTAACCCTGACCGAGGGCTGAGGATACTACAGCTAATGTGATCACCTGTGGAAAAATTGATTCATTTAGGGGTTTGTGTGATCTGGAAGTCTTTCCTAAGGTAAATTCAAGCCgtaaaagtgtttcgtttcaaCTTTATCATCCAAAAAACACAGTAATAGTCAAACAGACGGGATTGTTTATCGTATACAATGTTTTTCGAGGTTGCTCTTTGTGTGTCCTTGTTTTTCTACCCCCAATTCCGAAAGAGCTCTGATTTTTCCTTGAAATACGTCCCGTTATCGATTCTTGCTGTCAAAGAGGAATTTTTTCATCTGCCAAATCCGAGCTCGCAAATATTCCGATTCCGAATGAGCAGCCTAAAAAGGACGAAACGTCTGAGAATTTCCGGCGTCTTTGGCAGGCTGTCGGCAAAGCAGATCAAGTCATTTACTGTAACACGGCTTTGTTGATTAAAAAGAAACGCGGAGGCTGGCTCCGTATCCCATCCGAACATATAACCATGGGAACTGGCAGATGTTGGGGTGGAGGAGATAGAAATGTGCCCTGGTGCTCCAATATAGCCGTCTCGATGTTGGCATTCTAATTTCGCAGGACTAGAATCGGCCCATTAGCTTTCAGTTGGATTAATTCGGGCGTGAGATACTACGTTTGTGGAGTTTGGGAAGTGATAGGCATGGCTGAAAGCCAAATTGAGTTCAGGTCACAAGCCTGGAAGCTGCAAGAAGACGTTCATTGAAAATCCAATTGGAAACTTCGCAAATTACACATATTCATtcaacgaggatgtattgatatctagttagcctagaccagttccatagcaacgaacaataactcattagaagtgtcagtgtgaagtttgaggtcaagaaaGTAAACCACAGTtaggcaatgaattaaaagaaagaagatgtgcaccgaaattgtgaaaatcgaaaaattggagtatcgagccatcatcaagtacctgtatttaaaagggtcaagaggtaagcagatttacgaagatatgcttaatacccttggtgatcaatatccttcgtatgcgaccgtgaaaacttgaactgcaagcttcaaaagaggttaattttccattgaagatggtgaccgatcgggaaggccagtttctgtgtcagtccccgaaaatatcgatgcagttcatgacatgatttcaccAGACTGTCGAAtttggctaaaacggatatctgaagcactgaatatttcatacgaacacgttcatcatatagttcacgtcaacttggacatgagaaaaatttctgtaaaatggatacccaaatgtttgaatgttgaccaaaagcatgaaagggtagaagcatcgcgttcgatctgtgttcgatttcaaaacgatgtagacttcttaaaccgaattgttactatggatgagacttgtgtacatttctacgatccagaaacaaagcaacaatcgatggattggcgatactctggttctccaagacctaagaagtttcgtgtccaaaaatctgctggaaaagttcttgcttcagttttttgggattgccatggagtaatcatgattgattttttggataagggtagaacaataaccggagattactattcgacattactgagcactctacgaaaaaaaattaaatataaaagacattactgatcactctgagggaaaaaattgaagagaaaagacgagtTTATTCTTGATAGTTCTCCCTGTAACCTTCGATGCATATAGAAAAAAGTATCTTTCTTGAGCAATTTATCTAGAACGAAGTGAACGATTCAAACCCTTTATCAAAGGTCAGCCTGTAATCAAATGTCACCAACTGCATAGGCGTATTATGCAAGCTTAGTTCGCAAGAAACGTGAATAACAAACAGCTGATGCAAGTGAGGTGCAACAACATTCACTTCTATTGATTTCAAGCAGATAACCTTTTATGAGAAACGCTACATCGATCTTAATCTATTGTTTGAACAGGATTCTAATACTGAAACTATCGAAGATGCAGATGATAAGCAGCAGATCAAAATTTTTCTTAACTACCATTCAAAAAGGAAATTTTAGATTATTATTTTCTACCCCAAAGGTTCATTAAAACGATTTTAGTGTTTTTGCACTTGTTTATACATATTTTCACAATGATTCGTATGAAATTACATCCAATAAGAAAAATGGTTTATATTTTAATCCAAACTTGTCTTCTATAGATATACTTGTTAGTTTTTCTTTGGCAATGATAGATCATTTGATATTTATTGTTAAGATTTAAGCACCACCGGAAGTTAGTAAGTATTGAAGGTATTGAAGATATAATTCTTCAATCTGCATTGCGATGTAACTAAATCATTTTGTATTGATACTAAATTCATATGTATTGCACATAAGATGAACTTATTCTGAACTCTGTGCCTTCTCTGTGTAGGAAACTAAGTGAAACTGTGATTCAACAAGTGTTCTAATTTGGAAATTTAATATAAATATTATAGTTCAATTTGTGAGACATGTTAGCAGCAACTACAATATTGAAGTTTCACGAAGAATTTATGGGAAGAAAATCTCCAGGTACAAATGAAAGTCTCTCATTCACTTGGAGACTTTTCCTGACTGTTTCGAAGGAGGGTATTAGTGACAACTGGCCTATTTTCTTAACAATTCAAGGAAATTTCATTCTGCCAATAAGTATACTGGATGATCCAGCGAGGTGCAATAAAAACCAATCTTTCCTGAGGTATACCGTCTAATCTTCCTCCCGGAACACAGAAAACAGTCACGAAATCAACGATATGTCAGCTGTCACGTGGAAAAACTCAAAATTTTGGTGAAATTTTAGGCGCGCACTAAATGAGGTAAGAAAATTGTTACTCACTAGGAAAAACATGGTGGTACGTGGAGAGAAGAACGAACGGTCTACCAGGAAGGCAAACCAGTACTATACTGCCCTGCCGCTTTCCCCTCGCCGTTTTATACCAGGAAATTAACCTTGGCCAGTTCGACCCTGGTCTGTTAGAACGCTCCCTACAAAGAAGGAGTTTCTGCCCTGAAATGGTGCGTGAATACGGAGAGAAGATGCGAGAAAAATTGTCGTCGAATTTTTCACTTATTTCCTGCGAAATCTCGGCGGGAATCGTCAATTGGAAAGCGTCGCACGCTGTTTTCCCATCAAGTGAAAATTGGAAaaccgaaaaaattcaattgaaggAAGCAGGATGGATACATAGtcaagtttggtatggaaatatgggttttccAGGCTTCTGAATTCACTGGAATAACAATCACCTATTTTTCTCAGTTTAGATTGTCACCATCAAAGTGGTactttcatattgaaatttcatAGTTGTggtccgaaaaaaaattattcatttagctatatcgacccggggCATTTTACTTACTGAGTCGatgtcgtagattacgaatatgcaattagattttttgtaggatcattATTGTAGGAAATAAGTCAGTTTTATTGggaaatttctaaaaaattgGTCGAATTTggggagctgtagcagccagaaaaaaggcactagtgatatgctgatttttttggtgatagataagttctttgcaaatagaaaaaaccacacttcattcatctaccgcgaacagtttagatttcatgatttttttcgcgaatgtccaaaatttcggatttttcatcgaccataacttgaaaaataaattttttaaaaaatatctgtttgcatattcgtgttttacgccctcgaattagtgtacagtatgaatttggttcagatcggagaccaaaaatatttttctgaaaaatcgcaatttttc includes the following:
- the LOC123315705 gene encoding tyrosine-protein phosphatase non-receptor type 23-like, translating into MFFLVITLAVVSSALGQGYRGDPRTAAILNEQRFLSASGQFGAAYQQEDGVQYKEESDADGTRHGSYSYVDPTGQRRTISFTAGKNGFQASGDGIPQPLPTVLPQAPQPQYTPLPQYNSPDYRSQPQQQYQPRPEPQYQPQPQYQPQPQYQPQPQPQPQYQPQPQPQYRPQPQQYNPPPPQYTTTPAPHRFFPPGKLSLNRSPDGFSYTFRQS